Proteins co-encoded in one Deltaproteobacteria bacterium genomic window:
- a CDS encoding RDD family protein: protein MPVRWEEQREFFKDARRARYLARVVGKSADLIVAMSLWHIPGAAGVFASLFYILMCDGFPGGRSPGKWLTGLKVVRIDREGMDFPSSLMRNLTVSAPFVLHLVPVIGPFLAYTIGFAVLLVETYLGFYDPDGQRAGDTFAETLVVEHRQASDGLPLSDRRA, encoded by the coding sequence GTGCCGGTGCGCTGGGAGGAGCAGCGGGAGTTCTTCAAGGACGCCCGGCGCGCGCGGTACCTCGCGAGGGTCGTGGGGAAGTCCGCGGACCTGATCGTCGCGATGTCGCTGTGGCACATCCCCGGCGCCGCCGGGGTGTTCGCTTCCCTGTTCTACATCCTCATGTGCGACGGGTTCCCGGGGGGGCGCAGCCCGGGGAAGTGGCTCACGGGGCTGAAGGTGGTGCGGATCGACCGGGAGGGGATGGACTTCCCCTCGTCCCTGATGCGCAACCTCACGGTGTCGGCGCCGTTCGTCCTCCATCTCGTCCCGGTGATCGGCCCCTTCCTCGCCTACACCATCGGGTTCGCGGTCCTGCTCGTGGAGACGTATCTCGGGTTCTACGACCCGGATGGACAGCGGGCGGGGGACACCTTCGCCGAGACGCTGGTGGTGGAGCACCGGCAGGCGTCCGATGGCCTCCCTCTTTCTGATCGACGGGCATAA
- a CDS encoding DUF4177 domain-containing protein: MSLLPPESVPYRVVELPDVSDRTIEEALNRVTAEGFRFESIHFVSQPGSRRPTMAFLFFTSGETTRGG; this comes from the coding sequence GTGTCTTTGCTCCCGCCCGAATCGGTTCCGTACCGCGTCGTCGAGCTGCCGGACGTCTCCGACCGGACGATCGAGGAGGCGCTGAACCGCGTGACGGCGGAGGGGTTCCGGTTCGAGTCGATCCACTTCGTCTCGCAGCCCGGCAGCCGTCGACCCACGATGGCGTTCCTCTTCTTCACGTCCGGCGAAACGACGCGGGGAGGCTGA
- the hemB gene encoding porphobilinogen synthase, with protein sequence MQYPEYRPRRLRRNETLRRMVRETKLSVDDLIYPLFVAAGKNIRREVPSMPGVFNFSVENLVAEAREVHALGIPAVLLFGIPAKKDPLGKDAYSDRGIVQTAVRALKDAVPDLMVITDVCFCEYTDHGHCGILKGGDVDNDATLEILARSAVSHARAGADIVAPSDMMDGRVGAIRRGLDREGFSQVPILSYAAKYAGGFYGPFRDAAESAPSFGDRRSYQMDPPNVREALREVALDVREGADIVMVKPALAYLDVICRVRQSFDLPVAAYNVSGEYSMVKAGAKLGWIDGDRVMMEILVSIKRAGADLVLTYAAKEAARILAG encoded by the coding sequence ATGCAGTACCCGGAATACCGGCCACGTCGCCTTCGGCGGAACGAGACGTTGCGGCGGATGGTACGCGAGACGAAGCTGTCCGTCGACGACCTGATCTACCCGCTCTTCGTCGCCGCGGGGAAGAACATCCGCCGGGAGGTCCCCTCGATGCCGGGGGTGTTCAACTTCTCCGTGGAGAACCTCGTGGCGGAGGCGAGGGAGGTCCACGCGCTCGGCATTCCCGCCGTCCTGCTCTTCGGCATCCCCGCGAAGAAGGATCCGCTGGGGAAGGACGCCTACTCCGACCGCGGGATCGTCCAGACGGCGGTCCGCGCGCTCAAGGACGCCGTTCCGGACCTGATGGTGATCACCGACGTCTGTTTCTGCGAATACACCGACCACGGCCACTGCGGGATCCTGAAAGGCGGCGACGTGGACAACGACGCCACGCTGGAGATCCTGGCCCGGAGCGCGGTGTCCCACGCCCGCGCCGGCGCCGACATCGTCGCCCCCTCCGACATGATGGACGGGCGCGTCGGGGCGATCCGCCGGGGGCTGGACCGGGAGGGATTCTCCCAGGTGCCGATCCTGTCGTACGCCGCCAAGTACGCGGGCGGATTCTACGGGCCGTTCCGGGACGCGGCGGAGAGCGCCCCGAGCTTCGGGGACCGCCGCTCCTACCAGATGGACCCGCCCAACGTCCGGGAGGCGCTCCGGGAGGTCGCCCTCGACGTGCGGGAGGGGGCCGACATCGTGATGGTGAAGCCCGCCCTCGCGTACCTCGACGTGATCTGCCGCGTCCGGCAGTCGTTCGACCTTCCCGTCGCCGCGTACAACGTGAGCGGCGAGTATTCGATGGTGAAGGCCGGCGCGAAGCTCGGGTGGATCGACGGCGACCGCGTGATGATGGAGATCCTCGTCTCGATCAAGCGCGCCGGGGCGGACCTCGTCCTTACCTACGCCGCGAAGGAAGCGGCGCGGATCCTCGCGGGCTGA
- the hemC gene encoding hydroxymethylbilane synthase — MGVHDVIRLGSRGSILALWQAEFVKSEVEKRTGRKVEITKIRTTGDMILDVPLAKVGGKGLFVKEIEDALLSKRIDLAVHSMKDVPTELPEGLEIVCITKREDPRDAFLSVKYSRFEDLPKGAKVGTSSLRRQTQLLGIRPDLSVGQLRGNLDTRIRKMEEGQYDAIILAAAGLRRLGWEGKIRQYLPAEMSIPAIGQGALGIEIRSGDAGTREAVSFLDDRETSIAVRAERGFLKRLEGGCQVPIAAFGRVEGNEVRLVGLVGRPDGSEILRAGRSGPVSDAEGLGAALAEELLSRGGKEILDEVYRQSGG, encoded by the coding sequence TTGGGAGTCCATGACGTCATCCGCCTCGGCAGCCGGGGGAGCATCCTGGCCCTGTGGCAGGCCGAATTCGTAAAGTCGGAGGTCGAGAAGCGCACCGGCCGGAAGGTGGAGATCACGAAGATCAGGACCACCGGGGACATGATCCTCGACGTGCCGCTGGCGAAGGTCGGCGGAAAGGGGCTCTTCGTCAAGGAGATCGAGGACGCCCTCCTGTCGAAGCGCATCGATCTCGCGGTGCACTCCATGAAGGACGTCCCCACGGAGCTGCCGGAGGGTCTCGAGATCGTCTGCATCACGAAGCGGGAGGACCCGCGCGACGCGTTCCTGTCGGTGAAATATTCCCGGTTCGAGGATCTTCCGAAGGGGGCGAAGGTGGGAACGAGCTCCCTGCGGCGGCAGACGCAGCTCCTCGGGATCCGCCCGGACCTCTCGGTCGGGCAGCTGCGCGGAAACCTCGACACCCGCATCCGGAAGATGGAGGAGGGTCAGTACGACGCGATCATCCTGGCGGCGGCGGGGCTTCGGCGGCTGGGGTGGGAAGGGAAGATCCGCCAGTACCTCCCGGCGGAGATGTCGATCCCGGCGATCGGGCAGGGGGCGCTGGGGATCGAGATCCGCTCCGGGGACGCGGGGACGCGGGAGGCGGTCTCGTTCCTCGACGACCGGGAGACGTCGATCGCCGTGCGGGCGGAGCGGGGATTCCTGAAGCGGCTGGAGGGAGGTTGCCAGGTTCCGATCGCCGCGTTCGGCCGGGTCGAGGGGAACGAGGTCCGCCTCGTCGGGCTCGTCGGACGCCCGGACGGGTCGGAGATCCTCCGCGCCGGGCGAAGCGGTCCCGTTTCCGACGCGGAGGGCCTGGGTGCGGCGCTGGCCGAAGAGCTCCTCTCGCGGGGCGGGAAGGAAATCCTGGACGAGGTGTACCGGCAGAGCGGCGGATGA
- a CDS encoding uroporphyrinogen-III synthase: MTISGKRILITRSVEQAGELAALVRRAGGTPVLFPTIRLVPPDDCGPLDREIGRLSSFDWILFTSANAARFFCERTARLGLSAWPASVRAASVGPGTTRELAARGIRAQLTASRHTGEGLFEELLPSGVAGRRFLLPRAEEGREILPEAIAREGGEVVPVVAYRNGLAEKDDDVAQEIAAFPPDVCTFASPSAFRNLFLLLGEETAREMLGKSVIAVIGEVTARAVARRDFRVDIVPETYTLRGMVDAVVAFLAAHPEGRVP, translated from the coding sequence ATGACGATTTCGGGAAAACGGATCCTCATCACGCGCAGCGTGGAGCAGGCGGGGGAGCTCGCCGCCCTCGTCCGCCGCGCCGGCGGAACGCCGGTCCTCTTCCCCACGATCCGCCTGGTGCCCCCCGACGACTGCGGCCCGCTGGACCGCGAGATCGGGCGGCTCTCCTCGTTCGACTGGATCCTCTTCACCAGCGCCAACGCGGCGCGCTTCTTCTGCGAACGGACGGCGCGCCTGGGATTATCCGCCTGGCCGGCGAGCGTCCGGGCGGCCAGCGTCGGGCCGGGGACCACCCGCGAGCTCGCGGCGCGCGGAATCCGGGCGCAGCTCACCGCGTCGAGGCACACCGGGGAAGGGCTGTTCGAGGAGCTTCTGCCCTCGGGGGTCGCGGGGAGGCGGTTCCTGCTCCCCCGTGCGGAGGAAGGGAGGGAGATCCTGCCCGAGGCGATCGCCCGGGAGGGCGGCGAGGTCGTCCCGGTGGTCGCCTACCGGAACGGCCTGGCGGAAAAGGACGACGACGTCGCGCAGGAGATCGCGGCGTTCCCCCCGGACGTCTGCACGTTCGCCTCTCCATCCGCCTTCCGCAACCTGTTCCTTCTGCTGGGGGAGGAAACGGCCCGGGAAATGCTCGGGAAAAGCGTCATCGCGGTGATCGGCGAGGTGACCGCGAGGGCCGTGGCGCGGCGGGATTTCCGGGTGGACATCGTGCCTGAAACGTATACGCTGAGGGGGATGGTGGACGCCGTCGTTGCGTTCCTCGCCGCCCATCCGGAAGGCCGCGTTCCCTGA